The sequence below is a genomic window from Gossypium hirsutum isolate 1008001.06 chromosome A11, Gossypium_hirsutum_v2.1, whole genome shotgun sequence.
AGTCCCTTGCAGGGGTCTTGTATCCCAGTGCTACCAGCAGCGGTGCTGCTGACCAGTTAGTGGCAGAccctgaaattttaaaaattgcacTCAAATATCTATGGAAAATCGTTACTGTTTGataaattttatcaaaactggataattttttttaatttcaatttgagATGCTTCTTACTATAacaaattttgtttcttttttcgaATGTAATCAACAAGTTAACAATTAACATCAAATGACAAAAGCCCCCATTGTCCCAAAACAGATCTGTTAACACTTAACAAAATTATATTAGATCcaatagacattaaaataaatgattaacACTTAAACAATGGTTGGGACGAACATATAATCACATAAGTTTATTAAATAGATTGCATGtatcatatatacataaaacagaTCGATTAAACCGAATAATACAACACGtatctcatacaattgcatcaacCAATAAAATTTAATCCCAAATTCGTATCGTACAAGTGGCTTTGATACCATTTTTGGGGCTGTCGGTATGCCTTGTGGCGTAGCGAAAAAAATATTTCGACGATCCGCAGCCATGGATCCATCTACGAGAAAATAATCAGTTTGAAATAGGGTTGAAAATATACCTTTTCAAACTGGAAAAACGTGTAACATTGTTGGTTGAAATCCTTTGTGCGATGTCAATCCAAGCCGCAACAAAAATGTCTTGGCCTCTACGTAGTCCGGAtatcttccttttattttcttttgatatcatatctgagaaagaaaaatgagattattccattattattagagaaacaaaaggaaagtaataaaaaagaattatgttctttccaaaagaatatcacTTTCCATGTCCATTTAGTTTCTgactgaaattattattataactgtttatattaataattttggtaaaatatatacaattaatattttatatgaatcaaattcatatattaattttaaatatgttctctatttgtgtacaacaagtttgtacgtttaatgtgttcaatatttgaccatcaaattaaattaattcaataattaatttaattcatgtgaaagctaaatacaataccaaatgtatttggattttGTTCGCTTCAACTATAgagtgtgaccctgtaggcttttgtaatgttagtagtaatactagaacatttctaataatacaagcaatgagtgacatctagcaatgcattaCTCCAACCTAAGTTATAAGAAGTCATAATTTGACATAACCTTTCTAtgataatcttttcatgtattatacccttttatccttaatatctagattggacacaagtcatgaaatagtcacatttgtatagtccaatctcgtatttcttgattttctgagtagactacaatgaacaaataagtgtgatatctcatatcaatttGTTTGAGTATGATCATGAATTTCTAGTCTCCATCCATCAAGAAGTCTAAggtattactcccattatgtaggagggataaatcctatcttgatcaaccatatctcACTACATGAATTAcgatatatccaacatcagtttTTATAGTACAACTTGTTATGGTAGATggttgactgtatcaaaatatatgactcacAATGCTGGGACAGTGATGATCTCCCCatataatggaaaaaaaaaaagacgaAACACTTGTCAACatagaaaaattaattcaaaacatCTGATATAAActaattgaattataataataataaaaaggtgaTAGATTTGGAATGGTTATTCAAGAGGACTAAAAAGTCTTATTGCATTGTTCTTATCAACAATCTGCCACTAAATATATCTATTATAGATGTCTGAAGAATGTTTTCCAACAATATAATAAAGTATTaaatgttttcataaaaaattcatggGTGTTGTGGATCTATTTAAAGGAATGTGTCTGTTGAGGTATGAAGTTcgtaatatatgtttttttattatatttcatgatgCGAAGATTATGGTAAGGTTAGTGAGGAGAAATGAAATATGTTCTTGACttgatgatatatattttttgttatctATGTTTTATTCATGtagtaatttgtaattttttgaaaggTAAAAATATTGATTGATGGAAGTATCAGAGAGATTTGCAACAATCCTAGGCATTTAAAAAAACACTTCAACCACACATAGTTAGCTAGAAATTTGAGTAGTAAAACTGGGACTTTAATAAGCAAAACTTATCCTCGTTAAGTTATCAAACTACCTAGTATGAAAAGCATAGAAAGAAGTTCTAAGATTTGTAGGCAAAAACCTTATCTATCATATCGACATTCATGTTGATGGCAATTGAGATATGAATAATATCACATCACCCATCAACCCCAAAATTCATCCCAACAGAGATTATATTCCTAAATGAAGTAGGATTTTTATCGTGTTCTTCATCTAGGTCACCACCACTTCATAGTTATagcaatttatattaattttcatgtTGGTGTTTCGTTATTCTATATCTCGAGCATTTTTTATTCCCAAGTATTGTGGATTAGAAGTTATCATATTAGGTCATTTTGTAAGCTAACCATCTTACACATTAAAGTGGATGCTTAGTTGAGGCAATaagaaatttataataaaattataataaaagaattatttattattttattatatttgttcttaaattttttttataaaatttacaataTAACATAATTATGAAGAGTTATTTCCAATATACTATTTTATCTAATTCAATTatacaattaaaaaatttatttgttttaattgtaaaacttgataatttttattgagTAGTTAGAGTTGTtacaatatattatttaaatttagttcgtaaattttattaaatatgaaaatcagaaacatatcatttttttaaataatttttttattttagtgatataattttttgtttatatttgtttaaaattttggtGTTGTTTTATTGATATATGAGTTGATATtatgataattaaaaatagtatgtataaaaaagtataattttatataattgaacCAAACACAAAATGTTATGAAGAGAGTCAATaagttatatataattttatgacacaaatattGTTATCAATGTAGGAGGTCGTGGATTTGAGTGcattgaagcacattatcctcctatttatgggttggggaggggctataagtaattttaaatattatatcaaaagGAGCACATATAATCAgaaccttaaattttttttaataattggggGTGAGAAATAAACATTATAAATGTTTGTTTGATAGCTAgtttttttttcccctttcatTATTCAAGCTTAATATTTGGTGTCTAGGAGTGACTAGGGACAGAGGCGGATACAGGGGGCAGACAGGGGCCCTagccccctaaaatggaaaatttttatttaaacccttgaagtttttttaaaattttaaattagtaaaggtaaaattatactttggccacccctaaaattataaaaatttgatttaatcctttaaaaattttaaaaatataaactataaaaagttaaattttcgTTCGGCCCCCTAAAAATTTGTTCTGACTTCGCCCTTGACTAGGGAAAGGAGAAgtacaaaaaaaagagagagggaaaagggaaggaaaagaaagataaaataattaaaaaatatttcttatttaaacattattatatattaataatttattatagatttattatattcatattattttttatgcattttatttcaatttatattatattactttttattttttttacttcaaattataaaaatatttaaataatttatctaaacaaaaatcttttttatcattttaactttagatgatatatttaaattgttgttcCACATGTTGAATTGCAAATTAATTTAGAATTTACTAAAAAAACTTTTAACAGAGAAAtaacttaaatattttatttatagtaaatttatatatttaaaatattaaatttataaacctaTTTGCAAATCAATTTAGGATTTGTATTTGATTTACTtacatgttttttatttttaaataatatatttaaagtgTATGGATTAAGAATATTAAGTATTTacatctataaaaaaatatttttcataattcatTTAGGTGTTGATATGTGAATTAACTTAAAATCTATATCAAATccgaaataaataataaatttacttttcataatttacataaattcAAGTCTGTGTAATTTAGTAAAAggcatttaaaaatattttttaatattaattaaataaatttattagaaaaTGGCAAAATCTCCGGGGTAGCGGGGAGATGATGCTAGTAAACTATGATATCTTCATGTACAACACATGAGTTAAAATTAGTctctttaaatataattatttaaaattaataaaataaaattcaaatttattatcaTGTATATATCTAAATAAGCTCCTGAGTTATGATGTAAATAAATCCTTTTAAATTACCTcttaaaagtaaaacaaaaaatttaaaattaaaattaaaattaattaaagtaccaataaattaataaaaaaaagttacatgCCACATGTCTAGCAAAAGAACTAGAAATAGTATAAATGTTCTAAGAAAGGAGATATACATATGTAGGCTAACATAAAGACGTGAGATATTAAgacattattaatttcttttcattGTAAGAAATGATGACACACTTGCCTAACGACCCACCTCAAGGCTCGAATTGGTTAAAATTGGTTCACGTGAACTGCTTGATGCTACATGTTCGTGGTATGTTGGAATAGGCATCTTTGAAGGGAGATTTGGGATTCCCATATCGAAATCAAGAACTTGAATCACTTGCTTGATTGAAGGTCTGAGGTTGCTGTCAGGATGAGCACACCATAGCCCAACAATCATCAAACACTCCATTTGTTTTTCATCGAATTCTGCATTCATCCTCTTATCCACCGAAGAAAGAAGGTTTCCACTTCCGTAGAGATGCCAAACCCATTCTACCAAACCAATTTGTGAGTTTTCTTCGATTGGATCAACCGGCCTTCTCCCTGTAGCAATTTCTAAGGCGACTACACCGAAACTATACACATCTGAGGCTCTACTCGCTCTGCCGGTTTTTATGTATTCCGGAGCCATGTAACCTAATGTACCTGCCAGCCCTGTTGTTCGAGGACCTAGCTCATGGTCCATAAGCCGAGCTAATCCGAAGTCACCAAGCTTGACGTTGAAATTGGAATCTAGCATTATATTGCTTGGTTTGATGTCACGATGGACCACGCACTGCTCCCACTCTTCATGGATATATAGCAACGCAGAGGCTACACCGCGGGCTGCTTTATATCTCAAATTCCAATTGAGAGGAGTCTTCTTACCAAAAAGGTGAGAATCAAGGCTACCATTTGACATGAACACATAGACAAGTAAAAACATTCCTCCATCATGACAAAAACCGATCAGTTGCACCAGATTCCGGTGTCTTAGCTGGCTAATCACCTTCACTTCAGTTACATACTCCTTTTCCCCTTGTCTGGAGCCCTTTGAAATTTTCTTTACTGCAATTGTTGTATCTAGCTCATTAATGTACCCTTTATAAACAGCACCAAATCCTCCCTCCCCTAACTTCCTCTGACTCGAGAAATTGTTTGTAGCTGCAACAAGATCTTTGTAAGAAAATCTTCTTGGTCCAGCCCCTCTTTCAAGGTCATCGTTAATCCCGAAAGTTCCTTCCATATATTGATATGATCTCTTCCTCCTTTTCCAACACAATAAAATCTTAAATCCTATACACCCCGCGATTACTAGTATACCCAATGGAACTGCTACACCAATAACTATTCTGATCCTGTTGGTGTTTTTCTCCTTGATTGCCTTTCTTTCCAAACTAGAATTAAATTCCCATGACACAAGCTGATGCCGCTCTATGCGATGACTTGTAGCGGCTGAAAACCCTACTATGGCCGTTTCTGGCAGAATCTCCGTCAGATCAATTTGGTGAGAAAGACTCCCTTGAGAACTAGAGTTCTGATAACTCCAAGTGACGCTCAAATTCCTAGTAGTAGCATTATAAGAAACCCATGCATCAGCAGTGTCTTCGCTGTACAAACTAAAGTTCCAGGGAGCATACTTAACTGAAGAAATCGAGTTGATGTTGATCCCCACATGCTCAACTTCTGGATCCCAGTCAGTGTTGGAGAAAGTATCAAACTCCACAAGAACAACTTGGTTCCCAGATGAATCAATGGTTGTGGTGTTAAACAAGCCTAGAAATCCACCTGCCGAGTTCGGTGGAATTTCGCTCCCAACGGGGGCAAGGAAAAAAGCAAGGCCGGCTGAATAGTCTGAACTAGCTTTACCTTGGGTGTCAATGATGAAGGAGAAATGACTGGTGAAACTTGTAACTTCTCTAGTCTCAGAATCCCAAATTGGTACACTTTCAGCGAAGATAATTCTACCAACTTGACAAACAAAGGTGAGACTATTGAATTCAACAGCTCCAACATTAGGCCTCGCAGCACCCTGGTAGAGTATGTTGTTTGCACCAGAGTCGAAACGAGGTATATTAAAGGAAATCGAATTAACGCAAGGAAGAATGAAAGTGATGGAAAGGAGCTGAAGTAAACCAAATACACCAGAGAAAGGGTTAGCCATTGCTACATAGAGGAATTTTCCAGCAGAGGTACTCTATTTATACTGATGTTACattcaaataaatttattgaaGCATCCACTTACCTTGATCTAAATGAATTTAGTTGAAGATCGAGTCTACACTTTTCAAggcatatatatgtaaaatactATAAGAGACAAtattaaattaacatttttattgcTTTTATATTACGCTTCTATTAAGCTTACGAAACTACCTTGAACAATCGATAAAGCCATTTTCACCCTAGTTCAATTCAACCATGGAAGAAagagagaaataataataataatccagTTGAAATAGTCAGTTTTcttgtttaaattatttattaagccATTGCTAGTCACATCTGATAGATCAATAACCTTAAATAATaccattacatcaaagaaaacaAATGAGGAAGTACAATGTACGAAGTTTATCTTTTGCCTGCATCGTCAATGACATTAAAGTTCTTAACTACTTCCCTCCTAGCTGACAATTCAAGAGGCTGCAATATCTTGTTAAAAACCAAGAGAATTTTACTAAGTCCAAGTGaaatattattatgaattttaaaacctCTTTCAATCAAATGATGCTTTTCACAAGGACCCGTGTCTAGTTAAGGCTTAAGTTCATTGCTTCCTATTATTGATCGAGTCTGTAAAACGAAAACACCGAGCatgcattatttttaattttttttaatttgaaaaatgtaaaaaaaagatGTACCAAAATATTTACGGGGAAACTTATTTCATGGAATAGTTTTTACTAGGGttaattaaaatgtattatacttatttttataaaaatggttacaaattttgcaacttgagtgaaaaacaaaaggtaaaatgatttatttgtcaaatcactcaatttaatttttctgtcttttttagtttttaaatttatgttatttgtcaaatcactcaaatattaatgaaaaagttaatttttgTTAACTTTTAATCCATGGCATACACATAGATTGCCACGTGGAAGTCATGTCAGcaagtaattaatttttaaaattaaaaaatataatttttttaatataaaaattataaaacatatttttaatattttttattttaaaaaaattaattaattgttaatatgACATACATGTGACAATCCATGTGTATATGAcgttagcaaagttaacaaacgttaattTCTTACATCCATTTAAACACAACTCtctaatttttaaagttgaattgatatcaatattaatattaattattaaaaatataattagacaaatttaaataaaaaaaactaatggtAGTCTTgtttactattttaaaaattataattgactTTCATTAAATAatgattcaattatttttttaaaattaattgtatAAGATTTTAAGTaattgattctttatttttttttctctttaaaagACATGCAATTgggaataattaataattttttaagtaattaaatatttaaattgaataCAATTAATTTGTCATTTGATAAAATTAATAGCAttatagataataaaataaacagTTTAGCATACTTAtgtaaactttttttaattaaaaatgaaaaaggttTCATAAGGTATTTATATCAATTTCAAAACAATGTTTTGACAAGCTACTAAttgattgattttttattaatttttattaggaTTCATAATATCATTTCCTAATTTATAATATGcacctaatttaaaaaaaattaaaataacatatacCGTCTTGCAtaaaaaaaccctaatattttcaatattttaaataaagaTCATAATAATGTTAAAtatcaatatattaaaataaaatttaaattttataagtaagCAAATTTGCCTctttatgttgattttttttgtttttaactttAATGAAACTTCAAATAATACCAATGTCATCTGCATTAATGTAATTTTGTTTCCTTCTCCATTGTTTTCATTAAGGGTGATTGAACGCGTATCAGTGTCGAGTTGTTTTATTGTATGTTGAGCTGTTCAATTTTCTGATCCCAATATTCttgaaaagtatataaaaaaatatatttaatacagAGTTAAATTTCGATATCCATAAGTGTCaaattttttgtaaattaaaTTCATGTATCTGTATTAACTTTGATTGTCGAAGATTTTTACCCTAATTAATATAGAAAAACCTTGGATCCCATAGGTGTCAAATTTAATGTACATTAGATTAATGTATCTACATTTACCTTATATTTAAATTGAGGTAATACAAAGGAAAGGGAAGAAAGTCGAGGGAAGGGAAtatctttaatttttcttgttttagaATACTACATTTAATTTTGACCTATAGAGATTTTAACACTGATTAATACAAGAATACCTTGACATCTATGGATGTTGAGGTcttcttttaattaaatttttatcatatgaAAAACCTAACCCTAATAATGCATTCAATGGACTCTCAACACCTATTCCCAATTTTTTATTATGGTCATAAATACCATTTTCCTCTCATTTTTTTCTCACAACTTAAAATTTATTCTCATCTTTGTCGAGTTCTTTAgcctaaaaattcaaaaatttcaaactttttaacctcaattttggattttaaaaccCTATTATACCTCTGAGGGAAGATAATCATGCTGCTTTAGAAACTCcacatataataatttttaattttattattaaagttagTATTTATTTACTGTTAACATTTTTATATTGTTCAAAACAAagtattgattatttttattttatttactcgTACAAGGAATAAACTATTTGGATTCAATGAAATGTTAATTTTTCAATATCGAATGAGAATCAAGATCTAGAAAGTTCAACTACAAACAGCTGATATTTTAAAGGTAGTTAAAATGCTTCATTTTTTAATGTACTGCTTGTGCTATAATGAAAAGCTGAAGATCAAAGACCCTTACCTTCCGCTTTCCCTATGGTGAAGCCACAATCACCTTGGAAGATGTATCATTATTCATGTGCCTTCCAATTGAAGGAGCTATTGTAATCCGTGAGTCTCAAGTTGATCTTGAAGAGGCAATGCCAAAGTTAATCGAGAAGTTATTCAAGCAATGAAATTGATATCAATGGGGACCAAGTGAAGTTTAGCTAGCTACAAGTATTGGTTAGGAGCCTTCAACAAATGATGTGATCGATAAAGAGTTTGAGAAGATATTGTGTACCATCATGAGAATGTTAATGTCAAATaagtctaacaatctctactCTGCATTTATTTGCTCTTACGGTCTATATTATTGGCATTCTTGTACCAAGCCCTCACTAGGATAACCGATTAAGAGGCCCTCAAAGTAAATAGTTGCTACATCTTCCTCCAAGTATACACAATTGAAATCTTAAAGCAATTAACTTCAATTAAATTTGTGTTGGTATATGgggataaaaataaacttatgagaAATTAATAAAGGCTTTAAAGCGTGTATCAATACCActttctttaaggttctattctACCGCACATATGTTACGGTGTGTCAAAGAGTTACTGGTAAATAAACCTTGAGGATAAAATGAAATCCAATGGCTATCTACGTTTTGCACCTACAGAAAAAGTCCACCAAGCACTGAGCGGAGCATAGCAATGATATCAAattctataaagaatttctaCAGTAGTTCTTTATAAAACAATCTAGGAATATAAAAGATGTGGGAGAATAGAAAGAAACTTTTGATGTATTTTTCAAGTGTGTCAGACAAATGAAATTTGACTCCGATTTATAGGAGTTCTCGTGTCTCTTCATAGGAACACAACTATCTAAATGGATAGCCACATCTTTtaacaataaacataattatttaatagATGTATCCTTGAATAATCATGATTCATTATTAATAATAAAGtgatataatttttgaatttaagagacATAACTCATCACTATAAATAGTGACAACTTTTGGTTAATAATCGAGTGACATAATTTTTGGTTACTTGTAACTTTTCATTtgtagttattggaacactatatatattttgaaaatgtccCAACAATTTGAATTCTAAGAATACTGTGTCAAGCTTGATAATTATGCAAAACAATTAAAGTGCATtgtatattttgaaaataggaaGAGATCCACTTATATCGATGTAAAACTTAAGTGGTTTTACatcattttgtaacattttatgcaattaatatttcaataactATTGAATTTATCAAAATACTTGTCCTtgttatgcatgtaaaatttttaatcaacCTGATATCTCTATCATAGTAGTCTAAAATAttgtctatattaatatatatttaacggttaagagttttttttttacataaaatgaataataagaaatttttaatttatgtcaaacttgatatgcatgatttatatgaatgaagcataaaataaaacggttgaattattaaaaaattaatagtataaaaagttacaaaaaaaatctaaaaccaCTTAATTTTTACACTGATTTAAGTGGATCTTCCCtttaaaaattaacatgaattgTACTTCTAAAATCAATCCAATTTCATTAATTTGACAAGCCaaacaaattaatttttagatCTTAAATTGATAATCATGTAAAATTCACGAATAGTATATTTGAGGTCCAACGCTAATGTAACACTCATAATCTGTACATGTtttcgaattagggttacaacgtATTAATGTATAATTCAGACCAACTCTCTACCTTTAATGCTATATTTAAGAAGAacaatcaacaatataaaatatagtgtctataaattaaagtataaagattaaatcttaaaattaaatatCGTAGAAGAACCAAAAATGATATTTGACTACTTCCCTatataatgaaaaaaagaagaagaagaagacgggACACCTGTCAacatagaaagaaagatgaattCAAAACATTTGATATAAActaattgaattataataaaaaaaggtGATAGATTTGGAATGGTTATTTAGGAGAACTAAAAAGTCTTATTGCATTGTCCTTTTCAACAATCTGACACTAAATATATCTATTATAGATGTCTGAAGAATGTTTTCAACGATATCATAAAGTATTaaatgttttcataaaaaatcatggGTGTTGTGGATCTATTTAAAGGAATGTGTCTGTTGAGGTATGAAGTTcgtaatatatgttttttttattatatttcatgatgCGAAGATTATGGTAGGGTTAGTGAGGAGAAATGAAATATGTTCTTGACttgatgatatatattttttgttatctATGTTTTATTCATGtagtaatttgtaattttttgaaaggTAAAAATATTGATTGATGGAAGTATCAGAGAGATTTGCAACAATCCAAGGCACTTAAAAAAACACTTCGACCACACATAGTTAGCTAGAAATTTGAGTAGTAAAACTGGGACTTTAATAAGCAAAACTCATCCCCGTTAAGTTACCAAACTAcctagtatgaaaatgtatagaAAGAAGGTTCTATGATTTGTAGGCAACAACCTTATCTATCACATCGACATTCATGTTGATGGCAATTGAGATATGAATAATATCACATCCCCCATCCACCCCAAAATCCATCCCCAATAGAGATTATATTCCTAAATGAAGTAGGATTTTTATCGTGTTCATCTAGGTCAGCACCACTTCATAGTTATagcaatttatattaattttcatgGTGGTGTTTCGTTATTCTATGCCTCAAGCATTTTTAATTCCCAAGTATTGTGGATTAGAAGTTATCATATTAGGTCATTTTGTAAGTTGACCATCTTACACATTAAAATGGATGCTTAGTTgagacaaaaataaatttataataaaattataataaaagaattgtttattattttattatattttttcttaattttttttataaaatttacaatttaacataattatgaAGAGCTATTTTCAATATACTATTTTATCTAATTCAATTatacaattaaaaaatttattcgtTTTAATTGTTTAACTCAATAATTTTTATTGAGTAGTTAGAGttgttataatatattatttaaatttagttcgtaaattttattaaatatgaaaatcagaaacatatcatttttttttcaaaataactttttttattttagttatataattttttgtttatgtttgtttaaaattttgatgTTGTTTTATTGATATTTGAGTTGATATTATGATAATTGGAAATAGTATGTacaaaaagtataattttatataattgatcCAAATACAAAATGTTATGAAGAGGGTCAATACcctatatataattttataacataaatattattgttaatgtagGAGGACGTGGATTTGAGTACATTGAAacagattattctcttatttatgagttggggaggggttatatataattttaagtattatatcaaaaagaacatatataataataacttaatttttttatataactttaaattttttttgggtgagaaatagacATTATAAATGTTTGGCCCTCAATGTTTGACAGttgttttttatatttggtgCGTAGGGGTGACTGGGGAAAGGAGAAGTACAAAAGAAAGAGAGAGGggaaagagaaggaaaagaaagataaaataattaaaaaagattttttttatttaaacatatctctatattaataatttattatagatttatgatattcatatttttttatgcattttatttcaatttatattatattactttttatttttggtgacatctgtaacagctcgatttagggcctagtcgaaacagtggtctcgggaccacaaatccaaagttaaagaatttatttcattacaattatgaggttataacatgtttataatagtgcatgaaaattttggttagtcaattttaatgtttgtgagcccgatttcgaaaaaggactaaa
It includes:
- the LOC107905975 gene encoding L-type lectin-domain containing receptor kinase IX.1, with the translated sequence MANPFSGVFGLLQLLSITFILPCVNSISFNIPRFDSGANNILYQGAARPNVGAVEFNSLTFVCQVGRIIFAESVPIWDSETREVTSFTSHFSFIIDTQGKASSDYSAGLAFFLAPVGSEIPPNSAGGFLGLFNTTTIDSSGNQVVLVEFDTFSNTDWDPEVEHVGININSISSVKYAPWNFSLYSEDTADAWVSYNATTRNLSVTWSYQNSSSQGSLSHQIDLTEILPETAIVGFSAATSHRIERHQLVSWEFNSSLERKAIKEKNTNRIRIVIGVAVPLGILVIAGCIGFKILLCWKRRKRSYQYMEGTFGINDDLERGAGPRRFSYKDLVAATNNFSSQRKLGEGGFGAVYKGYINELDTTIAVKKISKGSRQGEKEYVTEVKVISQLRHRNLVQLIGFCHDGGMFLLVYVFMSNGSLDSHLFGKKTPLNWNLRYKAARGVASALLYIHEEWEQCVVHRDIKPSNIMLDSNFNVKLGDFGLARLMDHELGPRTTGLAGTLGYMAPEYIKTGRASRASDVYSFGVVALEIATGRRPVDPIEENSQIGLVEWVWHLYGSGNLLSSVDKRMNAEFDEKQMECLMIVGLWCAHPDSNLRPSIKQVIQVLDFDMGIPNLPSKMPIPTYHEHVASSSSREPILTNSSLEVGR